One segment of Acropora muricata isolate sample 2 chromosome 8, ASM3666990v1, whole genome shotgun sequence DNA contains the following:
- the LOC136926891 gene encoding transient receptor potential cation channel subfamily A member 1-like, producing the protein MSRGSQINRNWENNEVKDNTKRRVTCHCNPCKPRKDKRHNKDFDDSLQSIGFGDEAFKVSQERPFFDDYSDEITEVPTPVSLHTLKLFEFVREEEEDLVEDELASVIDRRQINHLSEHGFALIHVAARYNYGRIVSSLLAHGADIDIRTRDYRWTPLHLAARYNGLSTIVDVLLPHGADPTLKGENGILPLHLAARRGNEEIVKVLLDRPVVHVDAEDHSGKTALHLACSEGHRKVCEILLHHGADIKAVSEDKMTPLHCAVQNCHSEVARMILDQANRDVNTNKEELLMKEDLQSNTVLHLAAWNNDVKTVEMCLNYGADVNVTKHNSITALHLAATKGNLGVAHLLISRGAKVDVKDEDSKTPLHRAAMFNQTNFIEFLLEREAKLEARDGEGRSPFLNAVAAGRLEAAQLLLHSGADISATDLLMKTCIHIAVENENLDVLTMLLERPSGIDNLNRSDFLDRLSLHYAAMAQDIKILELVLSKQKLHGHDIPFQDEQHKTPLHLAAEMGSSKNVEALAKYTNKINSRDERGRTALHSAARKGQRKSCLTLLTMGADANSRDNNHRTPLMLAANNNKLKCVAVLLNFKASPDLQDAQGNSALLLACAQGHGAIVNLLMDHGASLTLNNKQEFDCLELAAKAGSSDVAMAIVKHKRWMELEDYETSNGQTAISLLIENFPEAAEVVLDHSVHYSEHLNPSNPEYTVTYNFKHLDHDPDVKSSNGRFSAVKTMIKHKRDRLLLHPLTLKFNERKWLCLGRFVFTIDFATYLVQMILFTIFIVDARDIQDFIPLNETSDDRSPHPGLRPGVKPSDIFKHDNSFVEPIPPFILIFSFIHIIRDFLQIYVDRWSYFKHFTNYLDWTLYITTSIFMIPYVMAPEKVDELFEGTNAPRVVWIIGIVAIFVCYTNMMLFLRRYRLFGTYISMYVEVSQTVIQVLSVFVFLVLGFAVVFYILFQEQVGFHTVHHSILRVLVMMIGELDFGAIFVDTMDENNENRQNPLNPFASVGFLFLYSCLFLLSVALMNLLVGLAVGDIEAIQKYATINRMEVQLQYQFEIEEAYPNFITRRAYQMVYVEKPNKLKLGIYQRVMHWLQARYAKVSPSLGERSKLSPLIEVKAEMMKNNKRIKSMETMMEVQDKLLRTLALKLNSKLHLADGMEVK; encoded by the exons ATGTCCCGAGGAAGTCAAATAAATCGAAACTGGGAGAACAACGAGGTTAAAGACAACACAAAGAGACGAGTTACATGCCACTGCAACCCATgcaagccaaggaaagataaaagACATAATAAGGATTTCGATGATTCTCTACAGTCAATCGGTTTCGGAGATGAAGCCTTCAAGGTTTCACAGGAACGACCCTTCTTTGATGATTATTCAGATGAGATCACTGAGGTACCGACTCCCGTATCACTTCACACCCTTAAGCTGTTCGAATTTGTacgagaagaagaagaggatcTTGTCGAAGACGAACTCGCTTCTGTAATAGACAGGCGCCAGATAAATCACCTTAGTGAACACGGCTTTGCTCTAATTCACGTCGCAGCGCGGTATAATTACGGCAGAATCGTGAGCTCTCTTCTAGCTCACGGAGCAGACATTGACATTCGAACACGCGACTATCGTTGGACTCCCCTTCATCTTGCTGCAAG ATACAATGGTCTCTCCACAATTGTTGACGTCCTTTTGCCACACGGTGCCGATCCAACTCTAAAAGGGGAAAACGGAATTTTGCCATTGCACCTTGCTGCTCGCAGAGGAAACGAGGAAATCGTTAAAGTTCTTTTAGATCGACCCGTAGTTCATGTAGACGCAGAAGATCACTCTGGAAAAACGGCCTTACATCTTGCCTGCAGTGAAGGTCACAGAAAGGTCTGTGAAATTCTTTTGCATCATGGAGCGGATATCAAGGCAGTTTCGGAGGACAAAATGACACCTCTTCATTGTGCCGTTCAAAATTGTCATTCAGAAGTGGCGAGAATGATTTTGGATCAAG CCAACAGAGATGTTAATACCAATAAAGAGGAACTCTTAATGAAAGAGGATTTACAGAGCAACACAGTCTTGCATTTGGCAGCGTGGAATAATGACGTGAAGACTGTCGAAATGTGCCTTAACTATGGCGCTGATGTTAACGTTACTAAACACAACTCGATCACTGCACTGCACTTGGCCGCTACTAAAGGAAACCTTGGAGTAGCCCATTTGCTGATATCAAGAGGAGCTAAGGTAGATGTGAAAGACGAAGATTCCAAAACACCGCTTCACAG GGCTGCGATGTTCAACCaaacaaattttattgaatttctCCTGGAAAGAGAAGCCAAACTGGAAGCACGAGATGGCGAAGGCCGTTCTCCATTTTTGAACGCTGTTGCTGCTGGTCGCTTGGAGGCGGCTCAGCTTCTCCTCCACAGTGGAGCAGACATCAGTGCCACCGACCTGCTCATGAAAACCTGTATACATATCGctgtggaaaatgaaaatcttGATGTGCTGACCATGCTTTTGGAGAGGCCCTCCGGGATAGACAATTTAAACAGAAGCGATTTTCTTGATAGACTTTCCTTGCACTATGCCGCAATGGCACAAGATATTAAG ATCTTAGAGCTGGTGTTGTCCAAACAGAAGCTCCATGGCCATGATATTCCTTTCCAAGACGAACAACATAAGACGCCTCTCCATCTTGCGGCAGAAATGGGCTCATCCAAGAATGTTGAAGCACTCGCAAAATATACGAATAAAATCAATTCGCGAGACGAAAGAGGAAGAACTGCTTTGCACAGCGCTGCAAGAAAGGGACAGAG AAAATCTTGTCTCACCCTTCTCACCATGGGAGCAGATGCCAACAGTAGAGACAACAATCATCGTACACCCTTGATGTTGGCGGCTAACAATAACAAGTTGAAGTGTGTAGCGGTTCTACTGAACTTCAAGGCCTCTCCTGACCTGCAAGATGCCCAAGGCAACTCCGCCTTACTCTTAGCTTGTGCTCAAGGACATGGAGCCATTGTCAACTTGCTGATGGACCATGGTGCAAGTTTgacacttaacaacaagcaagAGTTTGATTGCTTGGAACTAGCAGCCAAAGCTGGATCATCTGATGTGGCTATGGCTATCGTCAAGCACAAAAG GTGGATGGAACTTGAAGACTATGAGACATCAAACGGTCAAACTGCTATTTCACTCTTAATAGAAAACTTCCCAGAGGCAGCTGAAGTCGTTCTGGATCATAGTGTTCACTACTCAGAACATCTTAATCCAAGCAATCCAGAATACACCGTCACTTACAATTTTAAACATCTGGACCACGATCCAGACGTGAAGTCGTCAAACGGAAGATTTTCAGCAGTTAAGACGATGATCAAGCACAAGCGTGATCGCCTTCTTTTACATCCCCTCACCCTAAAGTTTAACGAGCGAAAGTGGCTTTGTCTAGGGCGGTTTGTGTTTACGATTGATTTTGCTACGTATCTTGTGCAGATGATTCTCTTTACCATCTTCATAGTTGATGCAAGAGACATTCAGGACTTCATACCGTTGAATGAAACTAGCGATGATAGATCTCCTCATCCAGGTTTGAGACCCGGAGTGAAACCCTCAGACATTTTCAAGCATGACAATTCCTTTGTGGAACCAATACCACCATTTATACTGATATTTTCTTTCATCCACATAATCAGAGATTTCTTGCAAATCTATGTGGATCGTTGGAGTTATTTTAAGCATTTCACAAATTACCTGGACTGGACTCTGTACATTACTACATCTATATTCATGATCCCTTATGTTATGGCGCCTGAGAAGGTTGACGAATTGTTCGAAGGAACGAATGCTCCACGCGTTGTGTGGATTATTGGAATAGTGGCCATCTTCGTATGCTATACGAACATGATGTTGTTTCTCAGAAGATATCGTTTGTTTGGAACCTACATCTCAATGTATGTTGAAGTGAGCCAAACGGTCATTCAAGTATTGAGCGTCTTTGTGTTTCTCGTGCTGGGATTTGCAGTTGTGTTCTACATTCTATTTCAAGAACAG GTTGGCTTCCATACAGTTCACCACTCTATTCTACGCGTGTTGGTCATGATGATTGGGGAGCTGGACTTTGGAGCGATCTTTGTGGATACCATGGACGAAAATAACGAAAACAGGCAGAATCCTTTGAACCCATTTGCTTCTGTTGGCTTTTTGTTCCTCTACAGCTGTTTGTTTCTACTTTCAGTAGCATTGATGAACCTGTTG GTTGGTCTGGCTGTCGGGGATATAGAAGCCATTCAAAAGTATGCTACCATCAACAGAATGGAAGTACAGCTTCAATATCAGTTTGAGATAGAGGAAGCTTACCCCAATTTCATAACCCGAAGGGCCTACCAAATGGTATACGTTGAAAAACCCAACAAGCTTAAGTTAGGCATCTACCAAAG AGTGATGCATTGGCTTCAGGCAAGATATGCTAAAGTGAGTCCATCACTAGGTGAACGCAGCAAATTATCTCCTCTCATTGAAGTTAAAGCCGAGATGATGAAGAACAACAAGAGAATCAAGTCAATGGAAACTATGATGGAGGTCCAAGACAAGTTACTTAGGACCTTGGCGCTAAAACTTAATTCTAAACTTCACTTGGCAGATGGTATGGAAGTtaaatga